The genome window AAGCCATTTTTGCTTTCTAATTTGCCTATTATAGGTAAGCTATCATAAACTAAGTCAATTTTCAAGCCTGTTTCGTTGTCGTATAGTCTTTTAAAATTTGGATGGTCTATGTCTATTTTAAAGTCTAAATCACTATCTCTTAGAAAATTAATAAAATTTACAAGTTCGTTCTTTGCACTAACTCCGCTCTCTACCGTAAATAAGTCAATATCATCGGAGTAGCGGTAATTATCTAAATGAAATCTTTGTAGTGCTGTCCCCCCTGTTAGATATAGCAAGCACTCGCTTTTAGCAAGTAGGTTTAAAACCTTATCTTGTGCCTTGTATAGATTGTCGTATCTATCTTTTAGATGTGCCATTTTCTATCCCTTAACTGATAAGTTGGGTCAATATATGTATTTATAAGTGCGTCAAGCCTTAGCCTTAAAAAGGGCTGTTTGTGGCTAAGGTCTTTATCTCTTAGCTCGTTTAAAAACTCAACAATATACTCTTTTTTTATAATAGACAAATCGCGAGCCATAAAATCTGAGCTTTGCAAAACTGCACTAAAAATTTGCTTTGCCAAGTGCTTATCGTTTATGTTTTTTAGTATATATTCAGGCGTATAGCTAGTATTGCCCCAAAAACACTTACTGATAATTAGTTTTGCCAATTCATCTTTTGTAGGCATTTTATATCCTTAGTTTTGCCTTTTAGACATTTCATCTAAATAGCTTTTATAGTAAGTTTCGCCACCTTTAAAACAAGCATTGAATTTATCAAGTGAAAAAAGAACGCAAGGTAAAACAAATGCTAAGATTAAAAAACCTGCCGACCAATACCATTTATCATCTATCATAATTGAAGCCAAACCGCCACCACACAAAGCTATAAAAGCAAAAAATAAGCCGCCAAAGAATTTTAAAATTCTCTCTTGTCCGTCTAGTCTAACAACTACTTTTTCATCTTTCATTGTAAAATCCTTTCTAACTTTTATTATAAAGTATAATACAACTTTTTATCATTATTTATCAAGTATTATACAATTTTATTTATCTCTATAATGAGAGCCACACTGTATTATTTCAATAGCTCTGTCTTTTATGCGATAAACAATTCTATTTTTTTATCTATTCTTCTGCTCCAATAAGGGCTTAGCTCACCTTTTAAAGGCTCAGGATTTCCTATACCTTGATAGCCGCTTCTATCAATATCTTTTATTAATTCCAAAATCTTTTTTAGATTTTTTTATCTTCCCTTTGCCAATACTCAAATTCTTCCCAAGCTTCATCACTCCAAGATTTTATCACTATATAACCTCGTGTATCGTTCCGCCGTTTCTTTCCATTTGTGCCATTGACTTTCTAAGTCGTTTCAAATTCTTTTCTGAGTAAAAAGGGTCTGTCCTCAATTCAAAAGGTATTCCACCGTTTCTAATAACTTGTTTATAAAAAGCATTTGTTGCAGAAGTTAGATTTAAACCCAACTCTGCGAAAATGTTTTCTACCGCCTTTTTATCAGTTTCACTTACTCTTATATTTATAGTAGTCATTGTATTAACCTTGTATATATGAAATGTAGTTATATTATACCATATTACAACTGAAAACTATACCTTTCAAGCCTATTACTAAACTGCTCTGTAACATTGCTAATACCGCTATTATTTAATCCAACCAATTTTAAAACCCAAGTAGGGGCTGTTAAAATAGTCTTCCACATAATGTAAGTTGCACCGATAGTTCCTATTATGCTAAATAATACGTTAAATACCGCATAAACCAAATTTAATGGCAACTGACTTGTTGCCTCTCTCATCATTGCCATTTGCTCTATTGCATACACTATAAAAATATCTGTGAAAAGCGTGTATAAAAATAGTGCTAGATAGATAAAGAGGACAATTAAAATAGGCTTTAAGAAAATTGCTATGCCTGTTGTTAAAAACTCAACTATTTTAGCCTGTTTGCCTATCGTAAGTGAAAATGCTGTTACAAACGGCGATATATAGAAAAATTTAGTAAGCTCCATAATGTAGCCGATAAAAGCAAGTGCTGAGGCTACCACTGCTACCGTTAGCGGTATAAATGATAAAGCTTTATCAAACAAATAAACTACTGCAACCATTGACAAAGCCGAGCCTGTCGCGTTTGCTCCTGCTGTAATTAATGCCCCACCTGCTTTAAATGCCTTGCCTATAAGTGGTATTCCTGAAAGAAAATTGTCTTTACCAACTGTATTATTTATGCTCTCTCCAATGGTATCTTTATAAAAACCATAAAGAGCATTATAAACCTCTCCTGCACCAGGCAAAATAAAATATGCTAAATTACCCAAAAACTGAGGTTCAAACGATAGCCATTTTCCTGTCCCTGTTCTCTCTTTTTCGTTTCTTTCTGCTAAATCTTTTGAAGCTTTTTCCGCCAATCTTGCGTTTTCTTCTTGTAGCTTTTTAGCCGTGTCTGCGTCTGTGATTAAAGGTATGTGATTTACCAAAATTGATAAAGCAGGTATCATTGTTGAGTTAATCCAACCTAGTTCATTTTGCCTACGCTCGACGCCCTTATCAATCTGTGTTAAAAGCGTGTTTAATTCATTGTTTTTTATATTATTTTGTAAGCCATTAAGGGCTATATTGTTTTGTCTTTGTAGTGCATAATAGCTACCTAGTGCGTGTTCTATATTTTGACAACCAATGAATTTATATTTCTCAGACAAAGAGGGATTATTAAATTTGTAAGTTTCTGCACTTCT of Campylobacter anatolicus contains these proteins:
- a CDS encoding type II toxin-antitoxin system YoeB family toxin, which codes for MELIKDIDRSGYQGIGNPEPLKGELSPYWSRRIDKKIELFIA
- a CDS encoding type II toxin-antitoxin system RelB/DinJ family antitoxin, which translates into the protein MTTINIRVSETDKKAVENIFAELGLNLTSATNAFYKQVIRNGGIPFELRTDPFYSEKNLKRLRKSMAQMERNGGTIHEVI